The following is a genomic window from Phaseolus vulgaris cultivar G19833 chromosome 6, P. vulgaris v2.0, whole genome shotgun sequence.
TGTGTGCCATGAGGCTCTCTGATAGATATATACCTGAGGTTCATGTGCTACACCTAATCTTGATCATCAGAACTGAAATTTCACATATGAAGCATCAAACAAAGGGGAGAGCTAAAGGGGCTCAATTCCCAATGTTGAAGTATCTAGAGGATGATTTCTAATTCACTCAATTGCATCGTCAATTTAAAGGGTTCGCATGGTCCAATTGATGATTTTATTGCACTCTAATGTGTTAATAACAGAGTACATGAAAGATCTGAAAAGCCATGAACTTGAAGACCGACCGCTTGCTTCATTGCAGAACTGTAGTTGTTATTATACCCCAGTTTTACTTGGGTACCATTACCAacataatgtattttatttataaaaaaaagaagacaTATAGCCAAAGTAACTCATTTGTCTCTTTCTCTATGGCACATCTTTGCTGTTAGTAACTTGATTTGATGTTTAACAAAAGAAACTAATGTTGGCTCCCAATGAAATGTTAATTCCTTATTTTACACCTATGCTTACTAAATTCCACGTGTGCACTCTGATATTTCCCTGCAAGTCTTATCCTGGGCCAATGGAATCATATCTAATATGGACAACCATGGGCGCACACTTTTAATGCCCTACATACAGAAAACAACTAActaatatatacaaaaaaacGGTTTCTTTGCAGGCCAGGCCCTGTTTGGGGATGGAGGGTTTCCTCTGCCATTCAGATTTAACAACTCACACTTGTTACTCACTAATTCATTAGTCCCATTCATTACATTTTTCTCGACCAAACAATTCGGCAAGAGGTCCCAAACCAAGACTAAGAAATAATAAAACATGTTTTCATTTTACTGGTTTCCCAGGAGCAAGCAAAGATATTTTTGACGAGTGTGAGTGAGTATAAAGAGTAGGAAGTTGTAGAAAGAAAGTAGTTTGTATAGTTGTGAGTAATTTTAAGAACCTCATCAATCCGTGATATGTGATGTGGATGAGCAGTGGTATTTACAGCGAGTGCTCGATGCTTCGCAGGCTCCTGTGCACAACTGTTCCTCGTCTTCCAATAATCTCATCAAATCAAAAACCAAAACCTCACATTCTCAATTCCCTCACCCAAAAACCCCTTTCAAACGCCATCAAATCGTTCTCTTCTTCCAAAATGGGGGACGCTCGCAGACCCTTATCCGTTCCCATCCCCACCTTGGAAAAATCTGAACGCGCCGACCTCCTCCGCGCCCTGGAAGCTTCCCTAGGCTCCCCCTTCAGCTCCGACCCTCTCTCTTCCAATCCCAATCCTCTCATCATCGTCATCAGCGGCCCCAGCGGCGTCGGCAAAGACACCCTTATTGCGCGCCTCCGCGAGGCCCGCCGCGGTCTCCACTTCGTCGTCACTGCCACCACCCGCCCGCGCCGCCCCTCCGAGGTCGACGGCAAGGACTACCTCTTCATTTCGAAGGAGGAGTTTCTGGGGATGGTGGAGCGGGAGGAGCTGCTCGAGTACGCCCTCGTCTACGGGGACTACAAGGGCGTCCCCAAGCAGCAGATTCGCGACTGCCTCGCCAAGGGCTGCGACGTCGTTCTTAGGGTCGACATTCAGGGCGCCGCCACGCTGAGGAAGGCGCTCGGGAAGTCGGCGGTATTTGTGTTCGTGGCGGCGGAGAGTGAGATGGATCTAGTGGAGAGGCTCGTGGACCGGAAGACGGAGACGGCGGAGTCGCTACTGGTAAGGATCGGCACTGCGAGAGAGGAGATGAAGCACGTTAAGCATTTTGATTATGTTGTGGTGAATGCGAAGGGGAAGCTGGATAATGCGGTGAAGTTGATGGAGTCTATTATTGATGCCGAgaaagctagggtttcgcaaCGGACTCCTCTCATATAACGGAAACTCACATGGTATACAATTGAAGACTATTTTTTTGCGTAGTGGTGCATCATGGGATTTGATTTGTTAGGCCAGAGGGTAAATAAACTAGAAAGAATCTTTCTGAAACGTTTTCTTTTACTCATTTGATTGATACATTGGTCATTGGTTTC
Proteins encoded in this region:
- the LOC137832285 gene encoding guanylate kinase 3, chloroplastic, translated to MWMSSGIYSECSMLRRLLCTTVPRLPIISSNQKPKPHILNSLTQKPLSNAIKSFSSSKMGDARRPLSVPIPTLEKSERADLLRALEASLGSPFSSDPLSSNPNPLIIVISGPSGVGKDTLIARLREARRGLHFVVTATTRPRRPSEVDGKDYLFISKEEFLGMVEREELLEYALVYGDYKGVPKQQIRDCLAKGCDVVLRVDIQGAATLRKALGKSAVFVFVAAESEMDLVERLVDRKTETAESLLVRIGTAREEMKHVKHFDYVVVNAKGKLDNAVKLMESIIDAEKARVSQRTPLI